ACAGCAATCGAGAAAAAAGAGTTCGATTCAATTTCGGAATACGAAAAGTTTGAAAAAGAGTTCGCCCCTACATCGGTCACAGTGACGGGAGCATTTAAGAAGGTACGAAAATAGGCCAGTGATAAACACTAGCCTTTGAATTAAATATACCAAGCATTAACAGGGACCCAACAACTACTCAGCATAATACGTTCGTTCCAATATTAGCACAAAAATTTAACTATGTAAAGGAGATTAAAAATAAGGTATGGAGAAAAAGATAGACGATGGAATCACTAACGCCGACTTATATGTGACATTGAATGTATTGAAAAAGTACAAAGAGATTTTCGACGGTTGGCAAGCTGAACGAGCCGATGCACTAGCTAAGGCGTATGACATCATCGAGACAGAATTGGAGTATGAGATAGATCAGGAGATTCATTCGGAATTTACGATTGAGCAAGAGACTGGCGAAGTGATTGGAAGAGAGATTCCGTTGTCAGAGTGGGCGCGAAAAAACCACGTCGCCCCTGACAATGCGAGACAAAGAGCAACAAGAGGAACACTCCCGGCGCATAAAGTCGGAAGTATTTGGATGATTAATGAACTTGTTCCAAACGAGGACAAAAGAGTAAAGAAGAAATCATAATGTCCGCAAAATGTCCACGAATTGTGTTCAAGTTCCTATAAATAAAGGAAAGACATCTTGACTTTTAATCAAGTTCTCCGGGAGCGAATTCCCCGATGGAAATAAACAAAGATAGTGCATGTACGCTAATCTTGTTTATTACAATATAGTTGTCTGTATTGTATTAACCTTTCGATTACACTGAAAAAAGTGTAAAAATGTATTGACAATACACTGATAAAGGTGTATTATAATATTAGAAACAAGGAAGGCAATACACAGAAAGCTGAGGTAAAAGATATGAGATATAACAGAGCGGAGATTATGAAAAAAGCATGGGAAGTTTACAAATCACAGAATTTTAACTATAAAAAAAATCTTTGGAGTTTTGCAAAATGTTTAAAAGAAGCTTGGAAAGTAGCAAAAGAAGAAGTTAGAAGAAATTCTTCATCCGTAGAAAAAAAAGAAACTTCAAAAGAGATTAAAGCCGTTGCAGATTGGTTTTTAAAAAAGAACTTCGACCAGAACGAAAGATATGTCATTTCATTAGCAGATATGAAGGCTATAAAAGAAACCGCAAAAGCATACTTTATCAATGCTGTATCAGATTTTGGAACAATCTCATTTTGGTGCCCGAAGAGTGTTTGCTGTTAAGAAAGAGTTAAAGGAGAAAAAAAGCATGATTATTTACAAAGATATTTTGAAAAAACTCTCAAAATCCGGATATAATACAACTCGGTTAAGACGTGAAAAAATCCTCCCAGAATCAGTAATCACGAGGATTAGACACAATGAATCAATTTCAATTGATTCTCTAAACACAATTTGTAAACTCACAAAACTGCCAGTAAAGGATTTGATTGTATATAAGGAGGATGCCACAATGAAAAAATTTGAACTTATAAAGAAAACAGTAGAAATTTCATATAAAAATAGAAAAGAGATTCAACCAGGGTGCGCCGAGGCTGACACTGATCCGGAGCTTCTCCAATCATTCGACAGTTTAAAAGATGCTAAGGCAGCATTAAAAAAATACAAAACAGATATTAAAAAAATGAGCGGATATTATCTCGTGACAGAGTACTCTGTCGAAGAAAATGAGTATGACGAAGATGGTGAATTTGTATCAGGTACAGACATTTGGTGCTATTCGGAAATGGATAGAAGTGATATAGAGAAATAGATGTTTATACAAGAAAAGGCTAGTGAACTTACTAGCTTTTTCTTGTATTATCTGTTACTGCAATTAGGTGGTCCAGATGGAGAAATGGGTGCGTCTATGCGTTACCTGTCGCAGCGGTATAGTATGTCGAACCGGAAAGTGGCAGGGTTGTTGACGGATATTGCCACCGAAGAACTCGGCCACCTCGAAATGGTCGCCACCATCGTACGACAGCTTACCAAGGGTCTTAGCGCGGAAGAGTTAGAGGCAGCCGGATTTGCCCCTTATTATGTGGACCATACGGCTGGCATCTGGCCACAGGCAGCAGGCGGTGTTCCGTTTAATGCATGCGAGTTCCAGTCAAAAGGCGATTCGATTACGGATTTGTTCGAGGATATGGCAGCAGAGCAGAAAGCGAGAACTACCTATGACAATATTTTGCGTCTGGTAAAAGATCCGGAGGTTTGTGACCCGATTCGTTTCTTGCGGGCACGTGAGGTGGTTCATTTTCAGCGTTTTGGTGAAGGACTTCGCATGGTTCAGGATGATTTGGACAGCAGAAACTATTATGTCTGCAATCCTGACTTTGACAGCCCGTGTTTTAACTGCAAATAGCACAATACAATCGAATTTGAGAAAGATTATCAAAAAGATGCCCAATATCAAATTATTGGAGCATCTTTTTTTGTGAAAAAGAACGGTGTTATTTTAATTGACAGAAAAAATTGAGGGCGATATACTACTATTAGTTAGTTGAGAATAACTCTCAATAACAAACAGAAGAAGGAAAGTAAATAGTATGACATTGAATAATTTGCCAATTGGTGATGAGGCTATCATAACAAAAGTCGGAGGCGAAGGCGCACTAAGGTGCCGTCTGCTCGACATGGGAATTATTCCCGAAACAAAGGTAAAGGTGCAGAAAGTGGCTCCGATGGGAGATCCGATTGAGATTCGGTTAAGGGGATATGAGCTTACCATTCGAAAAGAGGATGCCGAGAAAATAGAGGTAGAGGCGGAGGAGACGTTATGATTTTTGCATTAGCAGGAAACCAGAATTGCGGTAAGACAACGCTGTTTAATCAGTTAACCGGATCTAACCAGCATGTAGGAAATTTCCCAGGGGTAACCGTGGATCAGAAAATGGGAGAAATCCGTTCTGTAAAAAATTGTACAGTTGTGGATCTTCCGGGTATTTATTCCATCCGTCCCTACACGAACGAAGAGATTGTGACAAGGGATTTTATCTTAAACGAGAAGCCGGATGGAATCATCAACATTGTGGATGCAACAAATATTGAACGAAATCTTTATCTGACACTTCAGCTG
This genomic window from Roseburia sp. 831b contains:
- a CDS encoding manganese catalase family protein, with the translated sequence MFIQEKASELTSFFLYYLLLQLGGPDGEMGASMRYLSQRYSMSNRKVAGLLTDIATEELGHLEMVATIVRQLTKGLSAEELEAAGFAPYYVDHTAGIWPQAAGGVPFNACEFQSKGDSITDLFEDMAAEQKARTTYDNILRLVKDPEVCDPIRFLRAREVVHFQRFGEGLRMVQDDLDSRNYYVCNPDFDSPCFNCK
- a CDS encoding helix-turn-helix domain-containing protein, whose amino-acid sequence is MIIYKDILKKLSKSGYNTTRLRREKILPESVITRIRHNESISIDSLNTICKLTKLPVKDLIVYKEDATMKKFELIKKTVEISYKNRKEIQPGCAEADTDPELLQSFDSLKDAKAALKKYKTDIKKMSGYYLVTEYSVEENEYDEDGEFVSGTDIWCYSEMDRSDIEK